A stretch of DNA from Fusobacterium mortiferum ATCC 9817:
TGATTTAAGTCTAAAGCAGATGTAGGCTCATCTAATAAAATAATTTTTGTTTCTTGAGTGAGAGCTCTTGCTAAAAGAACTCTTTGAAACTCTCCACCAGAAAGACTAACAGCTTTTCTATGTAAAAATTTTTCTAAGTCTAGCTCTTTAATATGATGTTGAGCAATTTCAACATCTTTCTTTGAATACCCATCCCAACTATTTTTTAAATGGGGAAGTCTTCCCATAAGTACAAACTCTTCTACATCCATAGCAGATACAAGTTGAGATTTTTGGGGAACCAGAGAAAGAAGTTTAGCTTTCTCTTTTTGAGATATATTTTTACTTAGAATCTTATCTATATAAATATTCCCACTTTCACTTTTTAAATATCCTAAAATATTTTTTAAAAGAGTTGATTTTCCACAACCATTTGGACCTAAAATTCCTGTTAATTTATTTCTTTTTAATTCTAAATTAATACCTTGAAGTATTTTTCTATTCCCGTAGGAGAAATTTAAGTTTTCAATTTTTATAGCTTCCATTAGAAATCTCTCCTTTTATTTTTTAATGCTAAGTATAGGAAGAATGGAGCTCCAAAAAATGCAGTAATTACACCAATAGGAATCTCTACTGGAGCAAGAACAATTCTTCCAAAGGTATCACATATGAGTAGAAAAAATCCACCAGCTAAAATTGTGCTAGGTAGCATCTTAGTATTAGATGGACCCACAATCATTCTAATAGTATGTGGTACAATGAGCCCTACAAAACCAATCATTCCAGAAAAAGCCACTGAAAAAGCTACAATAAGAGCAGACACAGTAAGTGTTCTCACTTTTAATCTATTTACATCAACTCCTAATGAGTGGGCTTCTTCATCACCAGATAATAGAGCATCTAACTCATGTCTTTTGGAATAGAAATATATCAGTGATAGAACAAGTGGAATTAAGATAAAGATAACTCTTTTCCAAGTAGCATTTCCAAGATACCCCATCATCCACATTGTTATTTTAAAGGAATCTTCTCCAATTAGATACATAGCAAAAGATGTAAATGCTCCTAAGAAAGATGAAACGGCAATTCCAACTATTAAAAGAGTGGCAACATTTACTTTGTTTCCCTTTTTAGCCATTTTAAAAATAAGAAGAGTACTAGCTAAACAAGTTATAAAAGCTAAGACACCATACATAAAATCTGGAAGATTTAGCACAAAGGCAATTACAGCTCCAAAAGTAGCACTTGCTGCAATTCCAATAATATAAGGATCGGCAAGAGGATTTTGAAATACTGTTTGTACCACTGCTCCACTAGATGCTAACATCATTCCAATTAATAGTGACATAATTATTCTAGGTAATCTTAGGTTAAAAATTATTGTTCTTATATAATCAGGTGCTTTTCCTGGAGAAAATATATACTCCAGAGGAATAGGGACACTCCCCATAGGTATGGCAAGTATCCCTGTTATGATAATTCCTATTGTAAGCACGATAGGTAAAATTTTCTTCATATAATTCCTCACATTTTAATTTCTTCTTATCTTATAAACTATATCTAAATCCTACATAGTAGTTTCTTTCAGCTGCTGGGTCATAAGTGTAACCTTCTGATTGACTATATGATACAGAAGTACAGTACTCTTCATCAAATAGATTATTGATTCCAGCAAATAGTGATAATCCATTATCCATATTGTAGTTTGCTCTAATATTTGTTACAACGTAGTTATCTTGCTTTCCATATTTATTGTTATTGTTGATATAAGAGTTACCATTATAAACTACTTCTCCATTAATATTGAAGTTATTTGTGAAGTCATATTTAGCCCCTAAAGTAAATCTATGTTCTGGAACACCGGCAATTTTGTTACCAGAAAGATTTTCTCCAGTAATTACATTACCGTTACCATCAAATAACTTTTCTTTTCCTTTTTTAATTTCAGCATTAATATATTGGTAAGTTTGACTTAAAGTTAATTTATCAATATATTGTTCTAATTTAATTTCAAAGCCATATCTTTCAGTTTTATCAAGATTATAGTTTAAAATATTACTATTAGTCATTCCAGAACTCATATAAGTATAGATTTCTTTATCAGTTAATGAGTAGAAAAGGGATAAATTAATAGCAGTAAATCCTTTATAATCACTCATACCAATTTCAAAACTATTATATGTTTGTGAATCAAGATTATTTAAGTAATAACTACCACCATATTTATTAGTTAATAATGATGGACCAGGAGAAGTAAATCCTCTTTCATATCTTAAATAAGTTCTACCAGTATCAGAATAGTTATAGCTTCCTGATAATTCCCAAGCATAATTATCCTCATCTTTTTCAAATGATTGATATGATGAAGTAGGTTTACCCATTGGTGGAGTTACATTTTGGGCTCTAGTAACTTCATAATCAGACTTTTCATATCTGATTCCTTGAGTAAATTCAAAATCATTATACTTATATGCATTCATAATAAAAGTAGCTATAGTATCTTTATTTAAATCCATATCAGTTTTAACATTCATAGGTTTTTTTCCCATCATTCCCATATCAAGAGTATTGTTTATTTTTCCATATCTTCCACCATCATTATTAATGTAATCAATACCCCAAATTAATGAACTATCATTTCCATAGCTATATTTTAATTTAGTTTTAACTCCTTTTTTCTCATCTCTAAAGTTCCATTTTACATCTGAAGTATATGGAATTTGTATTCCCATCATATTTTCTACTCCAGCACCAGGCATATCCATTAACATATCTGTTTTACTATAAAAAGCAATAGTATTAATATCTAAATTAGAAGATAGTTTTCCGTTATAAGTTAAAGTATAGTCATCTTTATCAGTATCCATCTTAGTGATAAAGCCATCAGTATCTCCCATTTTTCTATCTTGTTCTAATTGCTCCTTAGTAAGAGAATCCAATATATTCGCACCAGCATTATAATTATTATATTTAAATTCAACATTGTGATTATCATTGATATCATATCTTACTTTACCTTGGAAGTATTCAGAATCATCTTTAGAATCATCTCTATATCCCTTAGCTTCATTATTACTATATGATAAATCAATATCAAATTTTCCTATTGTGTGTCCAGCAGATACATCATATTTCTTACCATTGAAACTTGTATAACTATAACCAGCATTTGCTCTAGTTCCTGTTCCTTTTTTAGTAATGATATTGATTACTCCACCAGAAGTACCACTTCCATAGATAACACTTCCCCCACCAGGAATAACTTCTATTCTCTCTACATTATCTATTGAGATAGTATTGATAGGTGAACTAACCATTGAAGTTTCAAGAGAATTTATAGCTACTCCATCTAAAAGAATTTGTACATTAGCTTTAGCTCCAGCAGAATTTCCATCTAATCCTCCTTGTCCTCTAAGGTCAATCATAGAACCAAAAGTATTATTTATAATATTTACAGATGGTATATCTTGTAAAGCTTCTTTTACAGATTTATAATTTTTTTCTTTAATTTCCTCAGCTGTTACAATTGTAGGACTTGCACTTATCTTTCTAGTTTCAGTAGCAAATCCTGTAGTAGAGTAAATAACAC
This window harbors:
- a CDS encoding ABC transporter ATP-binding protein: MEAIKIENLNFSYGNRKILQGINLELKRNKLTGILGPNGCGKSTLLKNILGYLKSESGNIYIDKILSKNISQKEKAKLLSLVPQKSQLVSAMDVEEFVLMGRLPHLKNSWDGYSKKDVEIAQHHIKELDLEKFLHRKAVSLSGGEFQRVLLARALTQETKIILLDEPTSALDLNHALDLMKKVKDSIIDKELTAVAVLHDLNLAAMFCDEIVMLKDGKVFCQGTPKETLTKENLKAVYDLESQVCYTEEGIPYIIPKLKGGK
- a CDS encoding FecCD family ABC transporter permease → MKKILPIVLTIGIIITGILAIPMGSVPIPLEYIFSPGKAPDYIRTIIFNLRLPRIIMSLLIGMMLASSGAVVQTVFQNPLADPYIIGIAASATFGAVIAFVLNLPDFMYGVLAFITCLASTLLIFKMAKKGNKVNVATLLIVGIAVSSFLGAFTSFAMYLIGEDSFKITMWMMGYLGNATWKRVIFILIPLVLSLIYFYSKRHELDALLSGDEEAHSLGVDVNRLKVRTLTVSALIVAFSVAFSGMIGFVGLIVPHTIRMIVGPSNTKMLPSTILAGGFFLLICDTFGRIVLAPVEIPIGVITAFFGAPFFLYLALKNKRRDF
- a CDS encoding TonB-dependent receptor family protein, producing MNKKKATLLWALLAVCAYGETNSIDLGKSVIYSTTGFATETRKISASPTIVTAEEIKEKNYKSVKEALQDIPSVNIINNTFGSMIDLRGQGGLDGNSAGAKANVQILLDGVAINSLETSMVSSPINTISIDNVERIEVIPGGGSVIYGSGTSGGVINIITKKGTGTRANAGYSYTSFNGKKYDVSAGHTIGKFDIDLSYSNNEAKGYRDDSKDDSEYFQGKVRYDINDNHNVEFKYNNYNAGANILDSLTKEQLEQDRKMGDTDGFITKMDTDKDDYTLTYNGKLSSNLDINTIAFYSKTDMLMDMPGAGVENMMGIQIPYTSDVKWNFRDEKKGVKTKLKYSYGNDSSLIWGIDYINNDGGRYGKINNTLDMGMMGKKPMNVKTDMDLNKDTIATFIMNAYKYNDFEFTQGIRYEKSDYEVTRAQNVTPPMGKPTSSYQSFEKDEDNYAWELSGSYNYSDTGRTYLRYERGFTSPGPSLLTNKYGGSYYLNNLDSQTYNSFEIGMSDYKGFTAINLSLFYSLTDKEIYTYMSSGMTNSNILNYNLDKTERYGFEIKLEQYIDKLTLSQTYQYINAEIKKGKEKLFDGNGNVITGENLSGNKIAGVPEHRFTLGAKYDFTNNFNINGEVVYNGNSYINNNNKYGKQDNYVVTNIRANYNMDNGLSLFAGINNLFDEEYCTSVSYSQSEGYTYDPAAERNYYVGFRYSL